A stretch of DNA from Candidatus Brocadia sp.:
GTTGTTGGATGAATAAACAGGAATTAGTTGAAATTGTAGCAAAAGAGTGTGAGATGTCAAAGGCTTGCGGGGAAATGGCTGTAAATGCCGTGTTAAATGGCATAAAGAATGGTGTTAAGAAGACCAAGGAGGTTCGCTTAATTGGCTTCGGTACCTTTTCTGTAAGGACCAGAAAGGCACGGAAAGGGCGCAATCCGCAGACGGGCGCTGTGATTAACATCAAGGCCAGCAAAACGGT
This window harbors:
- a CDS encoding HU family DNA-binding protein — encoded protein: MNKQELVEIVAKECEMSKACGEMAVNAVLNGIKNGVKKTKEVRLIGFGTFSVRTRKARKGRNPQTGAVINIKASKTVKFTAGQDFKNVVNK